The genomic region CTGTATTGCCTCCAGACGAGATTCGAGTCGTCGGGCGCGTTCTGAAACACGGTAGCTTTCCTTCTGGACATACTCTGTCGGCATTCTTGTTCGCGGGAGTACTGTTCGCATTCGGCAACCGATGGCGGGCTCGCCTGCCTTTGCTGGCCGCCGCAACGCTCGTTGGAATCAGCCGGGTCGCACTCGGGGTACATTGGCCGCAAGACATCATCGCCGGCGCATTCAGCGGATTGTTGCTCGCGGCCGCCGCCGTGGCATTGACCCGGAAATGGCGCGTGGGTTTACAGCCGACAGTACACCTGGTCATTGTGGCGACAATGCTGATCGCGATGCTGACGCTGCTTTATGATAACCAGAGCAATCCGCCGATGCCCACACTCGTTTACCCGCTCGTCGTCATCGGCGTGACGTCAATTGCTGTGCAGTATCGTGATCTGGTCTCAATCTCCCGATAGCACCCCAGTCTCGACGTCGAAAGCAGCAACGACTCCGCAATCCTGCTTCTCCCATTCGCCAAGCAGTCATCTTGCCTGCGTGCAACCTTTCCAACTGGTAACTTGCAAGCGAACCTTGAGCAAGGTGGGCAATTGGATACTCAACCCACCGAATGCAGACATTTGAACGCTCGACGTCAGGAAAAACCCATGAACGCGCTTCGAACGGCCACGATGGCTATCGGCAGCTTATTGGCAACTAGTGGTTTCGATGCACTTGCCGTCGACCTTAGGAGTGATCGCGCCACACTGCCTGCCGGCATCCAGGTCACCGAAGCCGTCACGATTGCACAACTACCGACCGATGTTCAGGGCGGATCAATCGGAGCCGACAGCGGCTGTACGCAGACGATACTGGACACCGTGAAGCTCGACGCCGCCGATGCAATTCGGATCGCCACCATGGCGGTCCCAGGTAGGGTTATGGCAGTTCAGCTCGACGAGGAAAACGGCTTCCTGATGTGGGAGGTGTCCGAATGGGGCGCCGATGGCCGAAGGATTCAACTCAAGCTCGACGCCGGCAACGGGCGCCTGTTGGCTGCGGAGACTGGAGATGACTTGGGCGCTGATGACCGTGGCCGCGCGTGCGAGCCCGGCCGAGATCAACGCCACTGGCAGTTCTGGGATGATGACGACGATGAGGACAGGTGTGAGGTTCACGACTGACCCGGCCGACCGGCCCGATAACCGACAGTGCCCCGCGTAGGCAGGCATCGTGCTCAAGCCGCCTCGGCAAGGCTGAACGGCGCGGAGGAAAGTCCGCCTCACTTCAGCCCACCCGCATCCCGATCCACTCTGCCCATGGCATGATCGACGTCGCGCAGAGGCAGCCCCGGTGGCCATCGTTGCACGCGACAAGATCCAACTGATCCAGCTCCTATCAAGACGCCGGCCGGCCGCAGATTCGTGTATTGCAGCTGTGGCAGCTACCGACAATCACCTAGAATATCCAGATGCATCTTCTGATTATCGAAGACGACCGTGAAGCCGCCGCTTGGCTGATCAAGGGTCTGCAGGCCAACGGACATGTGGTTGACCATGCGATCGATGGTGACGACGGCCTGCATCTCGCGATTGCGGGTGAATACGACGTCGTTATTGTTGACCGTATGCTGCCCAAGCGTGACGGGCTTTCGATCGTTCGCATGCTGCGCGCGGATGGCAATGGCACACCGGCTCTGATCCTGAGTGCGCTCGGCGAGGTCGATGATCGAGTAGAAGGTCTGCGTGCCGGTGGTGACGACTATCTCGTCAAACCTTATGCCTTCGATGAACTGATCGCTCGATTGGAGGCGCTCACCCGTAGGCAAAACGGCTCGGAACCCGCAACCCGTTTGAAGATCCTTGACCTTGAACTCGACCTGACCACCCACCGGGTCACTCGAGCCGGGCAATTGATCCGTCTGCAACCCAAAGAGTTGCAGCTGCTCGAGTATCTGATGCGCCACAGAGACCAGATCGTGACGCGCAACATGCTTCTCGAAAACGTCTGGGATTTCCATTTCGACCCGCAAACCAACGTCATCGACACGCAGATTTCACGACTTCGCGCCAAGATCGACAGATCTTTTTCTCCACCGTTACTGCACACCGTCCGTGGTCGCGGCTACCGGCTCAGCGGAAATGAATAGCCGATCACGGTCGAACGGAACACGCGGCTCGTTGCAGCATGCGTTGCTCTACCTCTTGATTGCCGGCGGCGGACTGGCTGTCGTGTACTGGGCCTACAGCTTTTTCTTTGATGCCCAGGAGAAGACCAAGCTTCGGCACGACCTTGCGTCATTTCTGGAAACATACAATGCCAAAGGCAAAGAAGGCATCGAGGCATTGCTCGACGCCAGAGAATCAACGGCGAATACGGACCGTGACAGATTCCTAATATACGTCGATGAATTTGGGAAACGAGTTGCGGGCGATCTCAAAGAATGGCCAGCAGGTGCGCGCGCAGACAATCAGGTCGAAAACATCCAGTTTGACTTCGATATTCTACCTTACGTGCTGGAGGATCACGACGGCGACTGGCTCAGCATTGGTACGACCTTCGTTGATGGCAGCCAGCTTGTGATGGTTCAAAGGGTACAGAGCGCTGAGGACCGGCAGGAGATTTTCTTCGACATCTTCTTGGCAAGCATTGCGGGCTTGATGTTGATGCTGGGGTGGAGAGCAATTCATCGCACGAAAATGAACCGACTGCTGCGCACCAGTGCGATTCGCCTCTCACTGCGCTATACCCTGTTTTATATTCTGATTGCAGGTGGCGGGCTAGCTGTCCTCTACTGGACCACCAGCCGGTATGTTGACGTTCAGATTCGGGCTGGCCTTCAGCAACACCTGACGGCCTTGCAGAAAAAGTACGATGCAGATGGCGCTGCAGGAATCAAGAAGACGCTGGATGTCAGTGACTCGGACGCCGCCGCCGACAATCATCGATTCACTTTGTATATCGACAGTTCCGGCAATCGAATTGCCGGTGACCTGAAAGGGTGGCCTGCAAACGCGCAAACGGATGGCCAAGTCACCAACATCTGGGTCGAAGACGACTTCATTCCAAATGCGCCGGAAGACCACGACGGCTATTGGCCCAGTGTTGCCACGATCTTCGACGACGGTAGCCGCCTTCTGATTGTTCAAAGCGTAAAGAGCGCGGAAGAACTCCAGGATTTCATCGTCGGCATTTTGATTTCGACGTTGACAACTATCATTGCCTTGACCCTCTTGCTGGGTTGGAGATTGGGTCGTCAGCTGTTGGCGCGTGTAGACCAGGTTAACGTGACGGCTGGAAGAATCCTTGATGGATGCCTCGACAAACGAATTCCCATTACTGGTGCGGGTGACGAATTCGACGAACTCGCGAACAAGCTCAATGCGATGCTGGATCATATCAATCGCCTGATCCACGGTATGCGTCAGGTTACGGACAATGTGGCGCACGATTTGCGACGGCCATTGACCCGTATCCGAAGTCGGCTCGATTTCGTATTGCGCGAACCGCGCGATTCGATGGCGTATCGAGAATCGCTCGAACAGACGCAAAAAGACATCGAAGACGTATTGAAGACCTTCAATGCACTACTGGAGATTGCGCAGGCGGAAGCCGGACATTTCCGCGGAGAATTGGGCCCATTGGATATATCGGCATTGGCAACCGAATTGGGAGAGATGTATGCGGATTTTCTCGCGGAGCATGGTCAAGCGCTGTCTCTCGCAATCGACGCTGGACTCTGCGTATATGGCAACCGACAGTTGTTGGCGCAGGTGATTAGCAACCTGATCGAAAATGCTCACAAACATGCGGGCGCAGGGGCCAGGGTGGAATTGCGCGTTTGGCGTGATGGTAACGAGATCGCTCTTGCCGTTTCCGACAACGGCCCCGGCATTCCCGAAGACAAGAGGCAATATGTTCTGCAACGTTACACGCGCCTAGATGCGGCACGCAGCACCACTGGTAATGGGCTCGGTTTAAGTCTCGTGAATGCTGTCGCACGACTCCATGCGGCTGGGCTTTCGCTCGAGGGTAGTGCACCCGGTTTAACTGTGTCACTGCGCTTTCCGTCCCGGAAATGTCCATCACGGTAGCGCATCTCGTGTTGGGCGGCCCCGGGCACGGTAGACACTTCCGGTCTATGAATTCAGCCTAAGGAGGAAGCCCTACTGGGCTAACCCCGGTCCAGTGGGCACTTTCGCGCTAGAAGCCGTCGGGTGAAGATTCTTACCCGTCTGCTCTGGGTCGCAAGCGGTCGTTCGACCTAATTCTCGTCTTGAAATCCGCTTCGGTAGTACGAGTGACCGCCGGGGCGGGTACGACCTAGGCGTGAGATTGTAGACAATCATTAGCGACGCGCCGTGGCGCCAGTTTATTGGTGGCAAATGTCCCGCCGAACGCCGAGGTCGTTCATGACAGTCGCTGGACGCTTTCCCCACGACCTCGCGGTGTGAAGTGCCCTTCCACGGCGAAGACCTGGCAACTGCCTCCTCGTCACTGCATTGGCAACGGCTTGTAGCCTCCGCGCCCCCGCTAATTCTCAGCTAATTCTGCTGCTCTACCTTCGGCATCCATCAATCGATGCACTCAAAGAAGGAGACACGCAGATGAACCGTAAAACCCAATTCGCCATTGCCGCGGCCCTGCTGATCGGTGCCACTGTTGGCGCCGCCTATGCCCTTGTGGCGGAACAGAACGACGCGCTGGGCATTTCCGAAGCGAAGGTCAGTCTCGCTCAGGCGATCGCCGCTGCGGAGCACGACGTTGGCGGTAGGGCCTCGCGCGCCGAATTCGAACGCGAGCCCGGCAAAGGACTTTTCCAGGTCGAGGTGGTAAACGGCCAGACCGTGATGGACGTGACCGTCGACGCCTCAAACGGCGAGGTCCTCTCGGCCGTCCTCGATCGCTTCGATGGTCTGGGCGACGACGATGACCGCATCGATCACGAAAAAGCCGACTGAGCGGAACCGGGACCCACAGAGGTCCCGGTTCTCCCCGACTTCAAATCCAAGAGGCTCCCTATGCCAATCGCACTCCGTGACGAAATGCAACCGCTGCTGAACAAGGTACCGGAAGTCACACTGTTCTTCTGGATCATCAAGGTCTTCTCCACCACCGTCGGCGAGACCGCGGCAGACTATCTCAACTTCAATCTACACCTCGGTCTGACCGGTACCTCGGTCGTGATGACCGGCCTATTGCTGGGTCTGCTGATCGCGCAGGTCAAAGCCGAGCGATACATCCCGTGGCGATACTGGTCGACGGTGGTCCTGATCAGCGTGGTCGGCACCCTGATTACCGACAACCTGACGGACAACTTCGGCGTCCCACTGGAGGCCACGACGCTGGGTTTCTCGCTCGCGCTGGGACTAACCTTCCTGCTCTGGCACCGCAGCGAACGCACGCTGTCCATCCATTCCATCTTCACCCGCCGCCGCGAGCTGTACTACTGGGCAGCGATCCTATTCACCTTTGCGCTAGGCACCGCGGCTGGGGATTGGGTCGCCGAGGGCCTGAACATGGGCTTTATCGCCGCCGCCATCCTGTTTGGCGGTCTGATCGTGCTGGTGACACTCGCCCATTACTGGCTTGTACTGCGCGCGGTTCCGGCATTCTGGATGGCCTATGTGCTGACCCGTCCGCTAGGTGCGGCTTGTGGCGACCTGTTGATCCAACCGCCCGCCGATGGAGGTTTAGGCATGGACAATATGTGGGTCAACGCGGCCTTTCTGATCACCATCGTCACACTGGTACTTTATCTGACCTTCACCCGCAAGGACGTCACCGAGATGAGGGAATCCGCATGAAAGAAGTAACAAACGCGCAGGAACTAGCGGTCAAAGTGCCGCAGTTAACCCTGGCATTCTGGGTAGTGAAGGTACTCGCGACCACCCTGGGCGAGACCGGCGGGGACACCCTATCAATGTCGTTGAACTTGGGCTACCTGATGAGCACTGGTATCTTCGCGGCCCTGTTCGTGGCGGCCGTGATCGCGCAGGTGAAGGCGCGACAGTTCAAACCGGTGATCTACTGGGCAACGATGATCGCGACGACCACGGTCGGTACGACCATGGCGGACTTTGCGGACCGCTCGCTGGGTATCGGCTACACAGGCGGCTCGGTGCTGCTGCTGACGCTGCTGATGGCCTCGCTGATGACCTGGAAAAGAACCCTGGGTTCGATCTCAGTCGACAGCGTGTCCAGTCCGGCCTCGGAATTGTTCTATTGGGTGACCATCCTGTTCTCACAGACCTTGGGAACGGCCCTTGGCGATTGGACTGCGGACACCGCCGGGCGTGGCTACGAGGGCGCGGCCCTGATATTCGCGGGCGGGCTGGCACTGACGGCGCTGGCCTACTACCGGACCCGAGTCTCGCGTACCCTACTGTTCTGGGCCGCATTCATCCTGACCCGGCCTCTGGGCGCAGTAGTCGGCGACTTCCTCGACAAGCCTTTGAGTGCGGGCGGCCTGGGGTTGAGCCGATTCGGTGCCACCCTGGTATTGTTGGTCGGCATCGCTGTACTCATGGTGTTGTTCCGCCAGCAGCCGGCCAGGTCGCATCACTGAGGAAACCGCGGAAGCCAGGACAACTACCATGCGCATCCTCCTTGTCGAAGACGATCCGATGATTGGCGAGGCCGTCGCCATTGCGTTGAAGGACGCCGCCTATGCGGTCGACTGGGTTCGCAACGGGACGGCCGCGTCGCATTCGCTGGCCATCGACGAGCACCAGGCCGTACTGCTGGATCTGGGCCTACCGGGGCGTGATGGGTTGGATGTCCTGCAACGCTTGCGCAGAGCAGGCCGGCGCATCCCGGTGATCGTGATCACTGCACGCGACGGACTTGATGACCGTGTCCGAGGTCTGGACTCAGGTGCCGACGACTACCTGGTCAAACCGTTCGACATCCCTGAACTGCTTGCGCGGCTGCGTGCGGTGATCCGCCGCCAAGGTGGACATGCCGACGCAGTCCTGAGCAACGGTAGGGTCAGCTTGGATCCAGCGACCCGAACCGCGTCCAGCGACCTGGCCAAGGTCCAACTCAGTGCGCGGGAGTTTGCCCTGTTGCATGCCCTGTTGCTGCGTCCGGGCAACATCCTCGGACGCACAGAGCTGGAGGAACGGATCTACGGCTGGAACGAAGAAGTCGAGAGCAATGCGATCGACTTCCTGATCCATGCAGTACGCAAAAAGCTGGGCAGCTCGGTAATCCGCAATATACGCGGCGCGGGCTGGATGGTGGACAGTCCGATATGAGCCACTCCCTACAACAACGTCTTGCCCGCATGCTCGCGGCTGCGATATTGGTCGCAGGGGTGGTCGCTGCGATGGCTTCATTCGTGTTGGCCTACCTGGAAGCCAGCGAGTTCCAGGACGAAACGCTCCGCCAGATCGCGGTTATTGGCAGTCGTGGTACGGAATCGGTCGCGGCGACTGTGGTGGCGGCGTCCAGTGATCCCGAATCGCGTGTGCGGCTGTATCACCTGCCGGCGACCACCGTGCCGGATTGGGTGACCCCCAACATCGGATCGGGATTTCACACGCTGGACAGCAATGACGGCACTGTGCGGGTATTCGTGCGCCGCGACGGCGACACACGGATCATTGCTACCCAACCGACCGAGGCCCGCGATGAGCTCGCGATCAATAGCGCACTACGCACCTTGGTCCCGTCGATGTTGCTGGTCCCGCTGCTACTATGGATGAGTGCGCGCCTGTTGGCCCGGGAATTCAATCCAATCAATCGGCTTGCGCAACACGTCGACGCTCAGTCTCCGGACAACCCGCAGGGTATCGAGCATACCGGGGTCCCTGCCGAGATCGTGCCGTTCATCCAGGCAATCAACCGCCTGTTGAAACGCACTGCGCAACTGATCACACAACAACGTCGTTTCATTGCCGACGCCTCACACGAGCTTCGTAGTCCGCTGGCGGCGCTCTCGCTACAGCTGCAGAACCTCGACCAAGCGGGGAGTTACGAGGAACTGCGAGCTCGGATAGCTCCGTTGCGAGCAGGCGTTGAACGTGCACGCCAGTTGACGACCCAACTCTTGGATCTGGCTCGCAGCCAGACCGATAGCGATCGAGCAGCTACGACAGATTTGCCAGTTCTGGTACGCGAGCTGTTGGCTGAATTCCAACCTCACACCGAAGCCAGGCAGATCGATCTGGGTCTGGACGAAATCGAGTCCTTCGCGCTGTGCGCCCCGCCCGAATCGGTTCGGTTGGTCCTGGTCAATGCACTCGATAATGCCTTCAAGTACACGTCGCCGGGCAGTGAGGTTACAGTGCGTGTGACGCGTGACGGCGAACACGGCCTTGTCGAGGTAATCGATCAGGGTCCTGGCATTCCGCACGATCAACGCGAGCGGGTATTCGACGCCTTCTACCGCCTGCCCGGCAGTCGCGGGATCGGCAGCGGCCTGGGTTTATCTATCGCCTCCGAAGCCGCCACGCGCAGCGGCGGTACGATCGAACTGCACAGCGGTCCGAGCGGTATCGGACTGGTGCTTCGATATCGGTGCCGAGTATGTCAATGACATCCACTTGCCAGCTTTGCCAATGCAGGGCATGAGGAAGTGAAACACGACCCACGAAGGACGCAACGGCATGCACAACATTCGGCGCGCTCAACCGCTGGGAAAATAGAGGCGACGCACGCTCTTCTCCCACGTGCACCAAACCGATTTGTTGCCTATGTGCGCGGGGCGTTCGACCAAATGTTTGTTGCCCTTCACCAGCTCTTATCATCCATCCCAGAGGTTAGTATTGGCACTCAATGCCATTCTCCAACCTGTTGATATTCAGATATAAGCTTCGAGCCACAAGTGCGCCATTGCGCGCGTCACCGCGCCGTCCCTCGAGTGCCAGAAAGCTCCAACAACTTTGTGGCAGCCTGCGACGCCATTTTTCACTGTGAATCCTTGCCAGGACCTTCTTGTCTTGCGGTGGTTGCGTCCCCGCCACGAAGAACTACCCAGATTGCTGGCCCGCCCAATCCAAGAGCGACGACCAGCAGCGCAATGTATGGCACATACTCGTCCATTCCTACGGAGCCTCGCGAGGATGCAGATGTAAGCATCGGAGTCGATTCACAAGTGACAACGATTGTACGACCGTCGCCGGTACTTTTTGCAGCGGTAGGTCGAATCTCTTGGTTCTTTGCCTAGACCGCGCGAGATGCGCAACCATGGGCTCGCGCCCAGGACTGTTCTTTATCGGTATGCTTGGAATGGGCATCGCAACCTATTGTAAAGCGTCAATCTCGCATCAATAGAATTGCCAACTGATCAGCCCACCTCACGCCTCTTCGATGAAAATGAGCGCGTCACGCCTGTCGCGACGATGGTGTTGCCCGCCTTGTGCACCCAGAAGACCAAGATTACGTTCGCGGAGCCGAGATTGCTCAAATGACAGTCACCGCACACCGGTTGCCGCGTCTTTGTGACCACTCCGGCGAACATGGCCCGGTGAAGCTTCGAACGTTCGCTTGAAGGCGCGGCAGAACGCCGCTTCGGATTGGTAGCCGAGTTCTTCGGCGATCTCCGCCACGGGCCTGGTCGAATCTAACAGTCGGATCCTGGCCACCTGCATGCGCCACTCGGTCAGGTATCTGCCGGGCGACACCCCTACCAACTGGGTGAACCGCGCGGAAAACGCCGATCGCGACATGGCTACCGCATCGGCGAGCGTCGCCACGCCCCAGTCGTTCGCTGGGTCCTTGTGAATCAAAGCGAGTGCCCGTCCGATCTGGCGATCACGCAGTGCGCCCAACCAACCCTGATCGGCCTCCGGCGAATGCTCCAGCCAGGAGCGTATCGCCTGGATCACCACCACGTCGGCCAGGCGCGTAATGACGGTTTCACCGCCCGGTTTCAACGAGGCGGCCTCACTCGCGATGAAGCGCAGCGTGCTTTGCAGCCAGCCGCCGGCATCGTCGTGCCAGCCGTCGATGTGAATGGCCTGCGGCAGCAGTCGCAACAGATGCTGCGCCGCGATGTCATCGAAGCGAATCACGCCATACATGGTCTGGGTGAGTTCGCCACCGCCGCCATGTCGCATGTGCTCGTAGCGCTCGCTGATCTTCTCGACCGGCAGGTCAAACAGCGGTTCCGGCCGCAGGCGTGGGTCACTGCTGACGATGTGTGGCACGCCGTGCGGGATCAGTGCCAGGTTCCCTTGATTGAGCAGCCGTGGCTCTGCGTCCGCGACCTGCAGCCAGCAGCGACCCGAGGTGACCACCAGAAACGTCATGACGCCCTCGAGATTCGGGATTTCGATCGAGAACGGCGCCGTGAACTCTCCCCGGCAGTAGAGCGTGCCGGTCAGGCGCAGCATATGCAGGGTTTCGCCCAGCGGATCTGCGGATTCCGGCAGTACGGGACTCGGTTTGGCCATCGACGACCTCGGCGCGGCTGGATTCGCCCAACATCCACAGCGTAGACGATCTGCATATCTTTGGCGACATTTAGGCATTCAAGATCTTGGATGTCACGCCTAAGCTTTTCTCACGCCAACCGACCGATGAGGGAAGTCCCATGCAAGCCACCGGCCCCGCTCCTTGTATCACGCGGTCCATTGCGCCCCGCTCCGTGAGCCACGAGGCACTGATGCATCGATTCATCGACCGCGTGATCAACGAAGGCGATTACTCAGTGCTCACCGACCTGCTTCACCCCGACTACGTCTACCGTGCGCCTGGCCAGGAACTCCACGGTGTCGAGGCGATCCGCGCCGTGCTCGAAGCCTACCGCTCGGCACTCCCGGATCTGCACATCGGCGTCGACGACCTCGTTGCAGCCGGTGATCGGGTGGCGATCGCTTTCACCCTCACCGGCACTCACGCCGGTACCCTGATGGGCGTCGAAGCCACCGGCAAGCGAGTGAAGATCAATGGCACCTTGTTCAGCCGGCTGGAAGGTGGTCGGATCGTCGAGGAATGGGAGGTCATCGATCAGCTTTCGTTGTTGGCACAACTCGGTGTTGTTTCGCTGCCCGGCTGAATCGGCGAGCAGGATCTGACACGAGGCTATCGCTTTCGAATCCGGTTTTTTGAGGGAGGAGTGATCCTATGGGCTTGTTCGACACCGCACTGGTACTTTCGACATTGCTTTGTACATTGGTGGCCGGATTCGTATTTGCTTTCGCTTCGGTCATCATGCCGGGGATCAGGCGTTTGAGTGACCGCGACTTCCTGCGGGCGTTTCAAGCGATGGACCACGTGATTCAGCGCAACCAGCCTTTCTTCATGCTGGTCTGGCTCGGTTCCGTCGCGAGTCTGTTGGTTGGCCTCCTGCTCGGCTCCTGGCACCTGGAGGGTATCGACCGCCTCCTGCTCGTGGCTGCTGCGGCTATCTATCTGCTCGGTGTGCAGCTGCCGACGGCGGCGATCAACGTCCCACTGAACAACAGGCTGCAGGAACTGGATCTCGATTCGCTGGGCGAATCAGAAATCGGCGAGGCACGCGTGCTTTTCGAAGCCCGCTGGATCAAGTGGAACCTGATCCGAACGATTCTCGCCGTCTCAACGGCTGCGTTGCTGATGCTTCTGCTGCTCAGACTCTGAGCGACGTGACACGATCCGCCTGCGGCGGGTGCCTTCCATGCACAAATTGGGATACATGGAATGTGGCTCAGTGAGTAGAGTGTCTGAGATGAAGAGAGTGGCGGTTTTTGGCAATGCCGGCGGCGGCAAATCGACACTGGCTCGGCGGCTGGCCGGCATCACCGGTTTGCCGGTGCACTCACTCGACACCATTCGATACAGGCCCGGTGGTGGCGAGGTGCCTTACGAGGAGTACCGTCGGATTCATTCCGAACTGCTACGTGGAGAGGAGTGGATCATCGACGGTTTTGGCTGCGTGCCATCTGCCTGGGAGCGTTTTTCGATTGCTGACACCTTGATCTACGTCGATCTACCACTATTCACGCACTACCTCTGGGTAACAAAACGTTTCGTGAAGGGCCTGGCCGTAACGCCCGAGGGCTGGCCCGAAAACAGTCCGATGTGGAGTGGCACATTGAACAGCTATCGGGTACTTCGGCGCTGTCATGAAAAATTGACTCCCAGATACCGGCAGTTGGTTGCAGAGCAGGTCGACTGCAAACGCGTGCACCACTTGAAATCGGCCAGCGGCATGGCCGCTTTTCTCGATGCCGTGGCCAATGAGTATTCGGAGATCCGCTGACGTGACACCCCACCATCGCGTGCACCCGGCGACCTGATTCGAATCGGGCCAAGGGGACCGCTTGGCACTATGTGGCGTCGTAGACCACGGGCATCTGCCCGCGCCACCGGGACCAGACGCCGTCGTCGGTTATCAGGTCCGCCATGAATCGTGCAACGTTCAATCGACTCGTTCGACCCGGATCGAAGATGGCGCTCCGGACCGGGGACGCGAACGCCTGATACGCTGTCGAACTTGTGTCGCGAGTGAGCGTGTCCGGGCGGACGACACACCATTCCAGTGCGGCGTCGTTTTGACCGATGTCCAGCCGGAGCAGGTCCGCTGCCCGCTCGTTGTCGGCATGCGGCGGTATCAACAGACGAATCACGCTGATCACAGCGCGGTGGCCGGGTGTCAACTTCTCCTGGAGATCCCGGTTGCTGTTGCCTGCGGTATTCATCAACACGAACCGGGCAGGTTTCTCGCCGGCGCCCGCCGCCAGCGCCCTGGTCAGCCGACGAGTCGCTTCGGTAACGAGGCGATACGGCGGCCCGAACATACCTTTCAGGGACAGGGTGTGTCCCAGGCATGAGGCGGCGACATCGCAGCCATCCGTCAGTTGATTCAGTTCGCTGTCGTCGAGGTCGAGCAGACTGGCCTCGATCGTCGAAAGGCGTTGATGGCTGCGCAGGGCCTCGGGCAGCCCGTCCCTGGACCGCACGACCGCCCTGACCTCGCATCCCCGGGCGAGCAACTGCTCAACCAGCAACCTGCCCGTCGCCCCGCTGGCACCAACGACAAGGATCCTGTTGTCTTTCGGTGGCTTCATCATCCTCTCCATTGCTCGATCGCCCGCTTCGCGAAGCATCGCCGACAGATCTGCAGAAGTTCAGATCGTCGTGGGATTCGACATTGTTGCCCTCACCTTCCATGGTGAGAACCTTGTGGATCGAGGCTAACCGCGCCCGGCTTCGCTGATCTGGCGAAGCGTCTCCCTGAGCCGCGGTGCGGCGAAATCGAGGAAACGCCGCATCTTGAGTGGCATGCGGCCGCGCGACGCGTGGATCAGATGGACCGGCGCCGGCTCCGGCTCGTAATTCTCGAGCACGATCTTCAGCTCGCCACGGGCGACAGGCTCTGCCACCTGATAATGCAACAGCCGCGTGACGCCGACGCCCTGCATCGCCGCCTGTGCTGCGGCCTCGGTGGTCGTCACGGCGAGGCGCGGGACGACCGGAATCTCGAGCGCCGTGTCGGAACCGGCAACACGGTAGCGCCAGGCCGGCGACGGCAACGGAATCTCCACCGTAACGCACGGATAGCGCAGCAGGTCTTCCGGCCGCTCCAATACGCCGTACCGCGCCAGAATGGCATCGTTCGCGCAGGTCACTGTGCGCATGTCACCGATCGGTGTCGCGACCATCGAGCTGTCCGGCAGCCTGCCGAATCGCACGGCCATGTCGACGTGATCGTCGATCAGGTCGACATTGCGGTCACCGAGGT from Chromatiaceae bacterium harbors:
- a CDS encoding LysR family transcriptional regulator; this translates as MDRLEAMAMLVAVTERGSFSAAARALDVPLATLSRKVSDLETLLGARLLIRTTRKLTLTDAGIAYVASARRILEQVDEAEREAAGEFTQPKGELVLTAPIMFGRLHVLPVVAEFLAAFPEISIRLHLGDRNVDLIDDHVDMAVRFGRLPDSSMVATPIGDMRTVTCANDAILARYGVLERPEDLLRYPCVTVEIPLPSPAWRYRVAGSDTALEIPVVPRLAVTTTEAAAQAAMQGVGVTRLLHYQVAEPVARGELKIVLENYEPEPAPVHLIHASRGRMPLKMRRFLDFAAPRLRETLRQISEAGRG
- a CDS encoding AraC family transcriptional regulator, which encodes MAKPSPVLPESADPLGETLHMLRLTGTLYCRGEFTAPFSIEIPNLEGVMTFLVVTSGRCWLQVADAEPRLLNQGNLALIPHGVPHIVSSDPRLRPEPLFDLPVEKISERYEHMRHGGGGELTQTMYGVIRFDDIAAQHLLRLLPQAIHIDGWHDDAGGWLQSTLRFIASEAASLKPGGETVITRLADVVVIQAIRSWLEHSPEADQGWLGALRDRQIGRALALIHKDPANDWGVATLADAVAMSRSAFSARFTQLVGVSPGRYLTEWRMQVARIRLLDSTRPVAEIAEELGYQSEAAFCRAFKRTFEASPGHVRRSGHKDAATGVR
- a CDS encoding ester cyclase, with the protein product MHRFIDRVINEGDYSVLTDLLHPDYVYRAPGQELHGVEAIRAVLEAYRSALPDLHIGVDDLVAAGDRVAIAFTLTGTHAGTLMGVEATGKRVKINGTLFSRLEGGRIVEEWEVIDQLSLLAQLGVVSLPG
- a CDS encoding DUF1772 domain-containing protein, which encodes MGLFDTALVLSTLLCTLVAGFVFAFASVIMPGIRRLSDRDFLRAFQAMDHVIQRNQPFFMLVWLGSVASLLVGLLLGSWHLEGIDRLLLVAAAAIYLLGVQLPTAAINVPLNNRLQELDLDSLGESEIGEARVLFEARWIKWNLIRTILAVSTAALLMLLLLRL
- a CDS encoding adenylate kinase; amino-acid sequence: MKRVAVFGNAGGGKSTLARRLAGITGLPVHSLDTIRYRPGGGEVPYEEYRRIHSELLRGEEWIIDGFGCVPSAWERFSIADTLIYVDLPLFTHYLWVTKRFVKGLAVTPEGWPENSPMWSGTLNSYRVLRRCHEKLTPRYRQLVAEQVDCKRVHHLKSASGMAAFLDAVANEYSEIR
- a CDS encoding SDR family oxidoreductase, coding for MKPPKDNRILVVGASGATGRLLVEQLLARGCEVRAVVRSRDGLPEALRSHQRLSTIEASLLDLDDSELNQLTDGCDVAASCLGHTLSLKGMFGPPYRLVTEATRRLTRALAAGAGEKPARFVLMNTAGNSNRDLQEKLTPGHRAVISVIRLLIPPHADNERAADLLRLDIGQNDAALEWCVVRPDTLTRDTSSTAYQAFASPVRSAIFDPGRTSRLNVARFMADLITDDGVWSRWRGQMPVVYDAT